GCCCGCGCGGCGGCCTGATGGGCACCTACACCCGGGAGGACTGGCCGCCGGTGCACGCGCCCATCCAGGACGCGATCTTCGCGCTGCGTGACGGAGAGCTGAGCGAGCCCATCCGCGCGCCCTACGGCTGGGTGATCGCCGAGCGCTGCGAAGTGGAGAAGGTCCACACCCGTCACATCCTGGTCCGCTTCCAGGGCGCGCGAAACGCCGACGACGTCACGCGCAGCCGAGACGAAGCGCGTGCGCTGGCGACCGATCTGCGCGCCCAGGCGACGGCCGACGGCGCCGACTTCGCCGCCCTCGCGCGCGAGCACAGCGAAGACGGCAGCGCACAGAGCGGCGGCGACGTCGGGGAGCTCGGCCGAGGTCGGCTCGCGCCCGCCTACGAGGAGGCCGCCTTCGCGCTGCGCCCCGGAGAGGTCAGCGACGTCGTCGAGACCGAGTTCGGCTTCCACGTCATCCAGCGCATGCCGGACGAATGACTCGCCCCTGACGGATTCGCGCGAGGAGGGCCACTCAGCCCACGTCGCGCCCTCCTTCCCGCCCGAAAGGCCCTGCCATGTCGCGCTCCCTGACGCTCTTGCTCTGGCTCGCCCCCGCCCTCGCGGCGGCGCAGCCCCCCAGCTACGTGGAGCTCGAGTCGGGCCAGGTCCGCCCCCTCGCCCTGAGCGCGGACGGGGACACGCTCTACGCCGTCAACACGCCCGACGCGCGGCTCGAGATCTTCGACCTGACGGGGCCGACCCCCCGCCTGTCGGGCTCGGTCATGGTGGGCCTCGAGCCGGTCGCCGTGGCGGTCGAGAGCGCGGCGCGCGTCTGGGTGGTCAACCACGTCTCCGACAGCGTCTCCGTCGTCGACGTCGCCAGCACGCCGCCGCGGGTCGTGCGCACCCTCCACGTCGGCGACGAGCCGCGCGACCTCGTCTTCGCCGGCCCCGGCCGCCGCCGCGCCTTCGTCACCACCGCGCACCGCGGACAGAACACGCCGTGGCCGCGCGGCGAGTACGACACCCCCGGCGTCGGGCGCGCGGACGTGTGGGTCTTCGACGCCGACGCGCTGGGCGCCCCGCTCGGCGGCACCCCGCTCACCGTCGTCCGCCTCTTCGGCGACGTCCCGCGCGCGCTCGCGGTCAGCCCCGACGGCGCGCGCGTCTACGCCGCGGTGTTCCTCTCCGGCAACCGCACGGCCACGGTGAGCGAGGGCGCCGTCTGCGATGGCGGCCCCACGGTCAGCCCCTGCGACATCGAGGGCACCACCTACCCCGGCGGCCTGCCCGCGCCCGTGACCGACCATTCCGGCGCGCCAGGCCCCGAGGTCGGCCTCATCGTCCGCGACACCGGTGACGGCTGGCGGGACGAGCTCGGGAGAGACTGGAGCCCCGCCATCCGCTTCGACCTGCCGGACGAGGACGTCTTCGAGATCGACGCGATGGCCGCGACCCCGAGCGCCACCCGCAGCTTCCGCGGCGTGGGCACC
This window of the Sandaracinaceae bacterium genome carries:
- a CDS encoding peptidylprolyl isomerase, which encodes MTARLLLVAALMAFGCDEPEVTEAPGPPPGSETETEPEPELPAPDPDEACARVIVVAWQGALAAGDDVTRSEADARARADALRARIEGGATFADVARAESDASATGPRGGLMGTYTREDWPPVHAPIQDAIFALRDGELSEPIRAPYGWVIAERCEVEKVHTRHILVRFQGARNADDVTRSRDEARALATDLRAQATADGADFAALAREHSEDGSAQSGGDVGELGRGRLAPAYEEAAFALRPGEVSDVVETEFGFHVIQRMPDE